ACACACCAACCATGCCATTTGACCCCGCCGCGGCCAGTAGCGTGCAGGAGGCTAATGTCGAGGCTCCCTTCATCAAATCCTTTCAGCGCAACGTCCCGGTGATGGGAACGGCTGCCGGCTCGATCATACGCAAGGTCGAGGGTTTCTCGCTGGAGCCCGAAGTGGTGGACTATGTGCGCCGCCCGCCGGCGCTAGCGGATCGGAAGGATATCTACGCCCTTTATGTGAGCGGCCTGTCCATGGAGCCGATGCACACCCATGGCGACCTGCGGTTCATCGACCCGCGCCAGCGCCCGCAGATCGGCGACAGCGTGATTGTGGTCACCCGCACCCATGACGACGACCCGGGCCAGGCCTACATCAAGATCCTCGCCAAGCGGACGCCCTCCGCCGTGGTGCTCAAGCAGCTGAACCCCGAGGCGATGATCGAAATCCCCGAGAAGTTCATCCTGCAGATGCACCGGGTGATGACAATGAACGACCTATTTGGCGTCTAGCTTCTCGTTGAGCGAGGCCAGCGCGCGGTCGAGCGTGGTATAGGCCATTGACTTTTTGCCTGCATCCAGGCGCCAAAACTTGATGGACGGTTTCAGGTGTCCTTCCCACTCGCCATCAGCGTTCATGATGGTCTCCACCGTCCATGGCTCATAAGAAAGTGAGATCTGCCCGGCCCTTTTGATACCGCCGCCTTTGGTCGGCTGGCCGATGCGCAGGGTCACCGCCCCCTCGTACCCATCCTCAATCGTGCAGGAATACCCCTTCAGCGCCCACTCTGGCGCCAGCGCCGCGTGAACCTCGGCAAGTGTCGTAAAGCCGGTTGCCAGCACCACCCTGCTGCGCGAGGGCTTGTAAGTCACCGCCCGCTCGCGCAGCGGTGAGCCCTCCGACAGGCCGGCAAGCTCCGCCAGCGCCTCGCGCCCCTCGACGACGGCTTCCCACTCCCCATTCAGCAGCGCGGCGACGTGTTTGCAAAACCGGCCGCCGCGATCGAAGCCCGGGCAGGTGCAGAACGCCCGCAACTCAAGCCCTTGCCCATCGAAGGTCACGCGATAAGGCTTGATCGCGGACCCCTTGATGTGAAAGCGAAGCATCGGCGCCACCCCTGGTTGACTATATTCAACCAAGGCAAGCCGTCGCGCCAAGGCGGGTTAAAACCCGCTTTTGATGTTGACGCGGGTAAAAACCCGCTATACCGTTTCCCCAATCCGCACCGATTGGGAGCCGACGCATGGACTTCCCCGACCCCGCCTTCCACCAGTCGAGCCTCGCCGGTTTCTTCCGCCGGCATGACATCGCCACGCCCTCGGGCGATGGCCTTTCGCGCTTTCAGCGCATGGGCCTCGCGCTCAAGCTCGCCACCTGCCTGCGCGCGGCTGATTTCCGCACCACGGCGAGCCTTGCCCATCGCCCCGGCCTGACGATCAACGGCCACCTGTTCAGCCATGAGGACTGGACGGCGGGCATGGATATCGCCATCCGCCTCGCCGGCACCTTCGAGGCCATCGAACAGGAGCAGGCCCCCGCGCACAATGGCGCGCCGGTGGACCGCATGGCCCTGCTGTTCCTCAAGGCGGAAGAGGCGGGTTTGCCCGCCGATGCCGATATGCTTGCCCGCGAGGGGCTGGCGCCCGCCATCATCACCGAATTCGCGCTCGAGGCCGCGCAGCTGGCCGAGGCGATCAAATGCGCCGTGCGCGCCTACAACACGGCCGCCGCTGCGCGCGAAAGCCAGAGCCTGCCGGAGGCCGCGTGATGTTCCGTCGCGCCCTCCTTTCCGCCGGTGCGGCTGTCATGAGCCTGATGGGAGCCGCGCTGCCGGCGTCCCCGTCCAGCGACCAGCCCCGCCGCGAACCTCCGCCGCAGCCGCGCCGCTCGCCGGCGCAGCGCCACAAGCCCACGCCGCGCCCCGTCGATGTGAAGCGCGGTGCGGACTACCTCGGCAAGCGCTCGCTGCACCCCGGCCACTCATCCTCCATACGCAAGCTCCAGCGCGCCTTCCGTCTCGCCGGCACGCACTTTGTGGTGGGCGCGCCTGTCGGCCCGAAGGGGAGGGGGCAATGATCGGCTGGCTCTGCGAAGAACTCGCCGCCCTCGGCGCCCTCGCCCTTTTCGTCGGTGCAGTGCTGGTGTGGTCGGCCATCGGCGGAGGGGTGTGAGATGGCTCGGCACTATCCGCAGTACAGACTCAAGGTCTCGCGGCATTATCGCTCGCTCCTTGAAGAAGAAGCCAAGGGCACAGGTGACAATGTTACCACGATCATTAGCCGCTCATGCTGGGCACTTCTCCAGGCACAAGAAGGCTATGCCGTTGAGCCTCCGTCGATGGATGGGGGCGAATACGTCCACATTCGCCTTCAGCCCAAGCTGCTCCATGAACTCCGGGAAATCACCAAGCGAACGGGCCAAACGCTTCAAAGCATTATTGCTGCGTCGCTCGGCTATTTCTTTGGTCCGGAACGCTCCCACTCGAAGAGCGGCAGTGGTCTCTCCCTTCGCCGCCTCGCGTCCATGGTTGAGCACGGCCACGATCTCCACTTTCACCAGAAAGAAACCCAGCGCCTGCTTGGCCCGTATGCTTCCGAGCGATTGGAAAAGGCAACTCTTCACGGAGATCTAAAAGCCGCTCTCGATCTTCTTGTGAACCTGTGCCCCGAAGCGAATTGGTCCGTCCACGCGAAGGGCCGGCGGCGGGGCAACGCCCATATGATGGTCGGCGACCCTCTGTCCGCTTCCGTGATGGCGTCCGCGGCAGACCCCGCCGCTGCCCTGGCGGCCTGCGCTTTGAAAATGGCCCACATTCTCGACGGAGGGCAGTCATGAGCGCCGCCCTTTCCCCCACGCTCGCCCGCACGGTCGCGGTCGAGGAGCCGCCGACCCGCCGGGCCGAGCCCTGGGCGCAATCGTTGCGCGGCCGGGCGATTGATCTGGTGAACCCGCGCGTGGAAGACATCGACTTCCGTGAGATGGCGGACGTGCTCGCCAACATCAACCGGTATGGCGGCAACGCGCTGCATACGATCACCGTGGCGCATCACACGCTGATCGCGCTCAAGGCCGCGCGCCAGCGCCACGCCACCCCGCTCCTGCAAGCCTTCGTCGTCCTGCATGACGGGCACGAGTGGATGCTCGGCGACCAGATCACCCCGGTGACGCAGGCGCAGGCCTTTGTCGCCGACGAGATGTTCGGCCCCACCGAGCGGGACCGCGAACTCGGCGCCCGCGAGGAGCTGAAGCGCCGGCATGACCGCGCGATCTGGGAAGCCGCCGGCCTCCCGGTGCCGACCAATGACCAGCGGGGCTTCATCACGCTGTGCGATTTGGTGGCGCTCAACACCGAGCGGCGGGACTTCCTCGCGCCGTGCGCGCGCCCCTGGTCGGTGGACTTCAAAAGCCACCCGCCTCTGCCGCGCCGCGAGGCGCCGATGTCGCGGGGCGATGCCGCCGCCGAGCTTTGCCGCGAATTCTGCAAGCTGCTCCCCAGCCTGCGCGACGGGACGGGGAGGGGGCGGTGACCACCTCCACCCACGCTCACATCGCCGCCAAGCGCGCGGCGCTGGCCAAGGATCTCGCGGCCCGCCGCAAGGCCCACGCCCCGCGCATGGCGGTAGCGCAGCAGCTCAAGCGCGCCACCACCCGCCTGCTCGAGGTGGAGCTTGCCGAGCAGCGCCGCCGCGAGCGCGCCGCCGCCAAGGGCGCCACGCCGGGCACGCTGGCGGGCGACCTGTTCACCCTCTGCACCTGAAACCACCGGGCCCGCGCGGCCCACCAGCCGGCAACGGAGCCGCAAAGGAGCCACCATGTCCGCCCGCGTCATTCGCAGCGTCTTTCAGGCGCTCGGCCTCTCGAACAAGGGGCGTTTCGAGGAGAAGGTCAACGCCGAGATGCAGCGCCTAATCGAGGCGCTGGAGCAGCACCCCGAGGAAAAGGCCAAGGGCACGCTCACCCTCACCGTCGACTTCACCAAGCTCGGCGACCGCATCGACATGAAGCCGTCCGTCAAGGCGAAGCTGCCCGAGGAGAAGGGCTTCACCTCCACTCCGTTCTGGGTGGTCGATGGGGGCCTCTCCGTCCAGCACCCCAGCCAGGCCGACATGTTCGGCGGCCCCTCCGAGGTCGGCGAGCGCCGCCGCTCGGCCGAGCCGGCCTGACGCCTTCCCCCTTCACGCCCGAAACAGGAGGACACCTTGTCCGCTGCCGTCACGAAGAACGATCTTCCCACGCCCTCTGCTGTCAGCCTCATCGCCGAGATGGCGGCGCGGGCGGCCGGCGCTCAACCCGTCACCATCAACACCGAGGGCCTCGGTCCCGGCCTGCCGCCCAATGTGCCCGGTTTCTGGGATCCGGCGCAGCAGCGGCTCGTCAGCGTTCATGACGAGATCGAGCGGTATCGACAGGCTCCGAAGGCCATTCGCGGCACCGCGAAGGTCGAGACGCTGGAAAGCGTCACCGAGCTTGTAAACCGCCACAAGACGGCCAACAGCGCCATCTTCGCCGCGACCGGCTGGCCTAACCCGAAGCTCACGGCCGTCATCGACTATCACGCCGTCGACCATGCGCCGGATTTCCAGAAGCACCGCGTGGAGTACGGCTTCCCGCTCACTGAGGAATTCAAGGCGTGGGTGGGCGGCAACGGCAAGTCGATGGAGCAGCAGGCCTTCGCCGAGTTCCTCGAAGAGCACGCGGCCGAACTGGCCGCACCCTTTGACTCGGAGCGCACCGAGTACGAGCCGCTGTTCAAGGAACGCTTTGCGCTGCCGAATGAGCTGATCGAGCTCTCCCACAGCCTCGAAGTCTTTGTCGGCGCGAAGATGAAGAGCGCCGTCCGCCTGCAGAGTGGCGAGCGCCAGATGGTGTTCGAGACCGAGCACATGAACGGCAAGGGCGAGCCGATCGACATTCCCGGCATCTTCATGATCCAGCTGCCGCCCTTCGTCGATGGCGATGTGGTGCGCATCCCCGCCCGCATCCGCTACCGGGCGGGGCAGGGCGCCGTGACCTGGTTCTATCAGCTCTACCGCTGGGAATACTGGCTCCGCACCCGCGTGCAGAACGATCTGCTCGAGGCCGGCAAGGGCACCGGCCTGCCCACCTTCGAGGGCGCTCCCGAATCCTGACGTTCCTCCCACCGGCGCCATTGGCGTGGTGCCGGTGACTTCGCCGGGCGGCGACACCCTCCAGCCGCCGCCCGGCTCTTTCCCATCAAACCCGGATGCCCCAATGAAGATCACCCTCGAACGCGCCCCCTTCCTCGCCGCGCTCGGCCGCGCCTCGCGGGTCGTCGAGCGGCGCAACAACATCCCGATTCTGGCAAACCTCCGCCTCAAGGCGGAAGGCAGCCGGCTCATCATCACCGCCACGGATCTCGACATCGAGATCACCCAGAGTCTGTGGGAGGAGGCGGTGCAGGTCGCCACGCCGGGCGAGATCACCGCGCCCGCCCACACGCTGCACGACATCGTCAAGAAGCTGCCGGACGGCGCGCAGATCCAGCTTGAAGTCACCGGCGACCGCAGCACCCTCACGGTGCGCGCCGGTCGCTCGCGGTTCTCGCTGCAGACCTTGCCGGTGACCGACTTCCCGGACCTCACCGCCGCGCCCGAGGGCGTGAAGCTGGCATTGCCCGGCAAAGCCTTCGCCGAGGCGCTCGGCCGGGTGGAGTTCGCCATCTCCACCGAGGAAACCCGCTATTACCTCAACGGCATTTACATCCACCGGGCCGCGCTGCCGGAGGGCGATCACCGGCTGACGCTGGTGGCGACGGATGGGCACCGCCTCTCGCTGGTGCGCCTGCCGGGCGACGGCGCCCCGATCCCCGAGGAGATGCCGGGCGTGATCCTGCCGCGCAAGGCGGTTGGCGAGGTGAAGCGGCTGGCGGAGGAGGCGGGCGCGGACCCGCTGCACATCGAGGTGTCCGCCACCAAGCTCGCGGCCGAGCATGGCGGCGTGCGCGTCGTCACCAAGCTGATTGACGGCACCTTCCCCGATTATGGCCGCGTCATCCCGTTCGGCAACGCCAGGCTCGCCACCGTCGCGCGCGCGGAACTCGCCTCCGCCGCCGATCGCGTCGGCACCCTGTCGAGCGATCGCGGCAAGGCCGTGAAGTTCATCTTCGGCACCGGCGGCCTGGTGCTGGAGGCCACCAACCCCGAATCCGGCTCGGCGCGCGACGAGATCGACTGCGCCTTCACCGATGACGAAATCATCATCGGTTTCAACGGCCGCTATCTCGGCGATGTGCTCAAGGCCGACGACGCGCCGCAGGTCGAGATCGCGCTCAACGATCCCGGCAGCCCTACCATCTTCCGCCGCCCCGGCTCCACCGACGCCCTGTGCGTCCTCATGCCGATGAGGGTTTGAACCATGCCGCGCACACAGATTGAACCCGACATGCTGCCCAAGGAGCGCACGCTCATCGAGGCATGGCGCGTGGTGGCCGCCCAGCCCGGGCTCAAGCCGCTTTCGTGCCGCCTCTATCGCGACATCTTCGGCTCGACGCTTGCCGAGGCGGCAGAGGCGCACGAGACCCGCCAGGGCGAGCCGGACATGATCAGCCGCGCGGCGGCTGACGTGCTGGCCGAGAGGCGTCGGCAGATCTATGCCGAGGGCTGGACGCTCCAGAACGATGACAAGCAGAGCAGCGGCGAACTGGCAGACGCTGCTGCTCTCTATGCATCTCTTGCGGCACGCCACCTCGCCGGCCCGTCTCTCTGGCCTTGGGCGATGTCGTGGTGGAAGCCGAAGAACCGCCGTCGCGACCTCGTGCGGGCGGGCGCCCTGATCATCGCCGAGATCGAGCGGCTCGACCGCGCCTCCGCCAAGCCGGAGGGCGAGGCATGAGCCAGACCTGCAACAGCTGCATCTGGTGGCACCCGAACGATGCCACGCGCGAGCAGGGTGCCTGCCGCCGCCGCGAGCCGCGCCTCGTGCTCTCTCGCCAGTCCGATGCCCGCAGCGCCGTCTGGCCGCCCGTCGCGGCCGACGCCTGGTGCGGCGAGTACCGCCACAACCCCAACACCCCGCAGCCGGAGGGCCGCGCCGATGTCTGACACCGAACGCCTGTGCTGGGCCGCCTTTGTGGCCGACGAGAATATGCCGGAAGGGCTCGCCACGCCGGATAAATGGATTGCCGGGCGCTGCGAGCAGGGCTGGATCATCGGCCCGAAAGGCCGGCGCGAGCGCGTCGATTATGGCTGCATGATCGTTCAGCCCGGCGCCGAGGTGCTCTTCATGTGGCACGAGCGGCGCGGCACGGTCGAGATGATCGTGCGCGGCGACAGCACCTATACCCTGACGGGTCACGATCCTGGCGACTGGTCGATCGTGTGGGATGCTGACGAGCCCGAGAACATGGCCGACACGCTCGACGAATTCGCCCGCCAGTGTGTCGAGGTTCACGAGCCCGGCGTGGGCGAGGAAGTCCGGGTCGCGGCGCGGTTCAGCAAATGGACCGAGGAACGTTACCGGCTCGAGGTGACGGGCGACAAACCGCGCTTCGTCCCCGTGCAGCCCGAGCCCGCCCTCGCCAGCGGCGCGCCGGAGGGCTCGGCATGACGATCGCCACCATGGATAAGGCCACACTCCGCCAGTTCCGCGACAGTGTCAGCGCCGGCGGCTACATCGGTGGCGCGGACGATGTAGCCATCGCCGCCTTCGGTGCGCACGCCATGCTGGCCCAGAACGCCACCACGGGCGCCCATGGCATCGACGCGGCGGTTGCCTTCACGCAGGCCATGCTGCCCGGCTGGTACTGGCGCTGCGGCCGCACACTCCTCGACGATGGAGCCGCCCATGTCTATCGCCTCAAGCTGCGCGGCCCCGGCGGCATGTA
Above is a window of Ancylobacter sp. WKF20 DNA encoding:
- the dnaN gene encoding DNA polymerase III subunit beta, which gives rise to MKITLERAPFLAALGRASRVVERRNNIPILANLRLKAEGSRLIITATDLDIEITQSLWEEAVQVATPGEITAPAHTLHDIVKKLPDGAQIQLEVTGDRSTLTVRAGRSRFSLQTLPVTDFPDLTAAPEGVKLALPGKAFAEALGRVEFAISTEETRYYLNGIYIHRAALPEGDHRLTLVATDGHRLSLVRLPGDGAPIPEEMPGVILPRKAVGEVKRLAEEAGADPLHIEVSATKLAAEHGGVRVVTKLIDGTFPDYGRVIPFGNARLATVARAELASAADRVGTLSSDRGKAVKFIFGTGGLVLEATNPESGSARDEIDCAFTDDEIIIGFNGRYLGDVLKADDAPQVEIALNDPGSPTIFRRPGSTDALCVLMPMRV
- a CDS encoding S24 family peptidase produces the protein MSITERGFLCANTQEKTRVSSRSMSEGDEIFQRIQRRMKQLKLTEYTVKRELKTDIVRSIRVGLEKGTQTGVSTRTLRKLAPVLRTTPEWLLTGEGEEDTGISRETPIGNGTNSADTPTMPFDPAAASSVQEANVEAPFIKSFQRNVPVMGTAAGSIIRKVEGFSLEPEVVDYVRRPPALADRKDIYALYVSGLSMEPMHTHGDLRFIDPRQRPQIGDSVIVVTRTHDDDPGQAYIKILAKRTPSAVVLKQLNPEAMIEIPEKFILQMHRVMTMNDLFGV
- a CDS encoding DUF2303 family protein yields the protein MSAAVTKNDLPTPSAVSLIAEMAARAAGAQPVTINTEGLGPGLPPNVPGFWDPAQQRLVSVHDEIERYRQAPKAIRGTAKVETLESVTELVNRHKTANSAIFAATGWPNPKLTAVIDYHAVDHAPDFQKHRVEYGFPLTEEFKAWVGGNGKSMEQQAFAEFLEEHAAELAAPFDSERTEYEPLFKERFALPNELIELSHSLEVFVGAKMKSAVRLQSGERQMVFETEHMNGKGEPIDIPGIFMIQLPPFVDGDVVRIPARIRYRAGQGAVTWFYQLYRWEYWLRTRVQNDLLEAGKGTGLPTFEGAPES
- a CDS encoding SWIM zinc finger family protein → MLRFHIKGSAIKPYRVTFDGQGLELRAFCTCPGFDRGGRFCKHVAALLNGEWEAVVEGREALAELAGLSEGSPLRERAVTYKPSRSRVVLATGFTTLAEVHAALAPEWALKGYSCTIEDGYEGAVTLRIGQPTKGGGIKRAGQISLSYEPWTVETIMNADGEWEGHLKPSIKFWRLDAGKKSMAYTTLDRALASLNEKLDAK